Proteins encoded by one window of Esox lucius isolate fEsoLuc1 chromosome 4, fEsoLuc1.pri, whole genome shotgun sequence:
- the LOC105026270 gene encoding ankyrin repeat domain-containing protein 17-like isoform X1 has protein sequence MQDAVAGTAMLTDGFEDEIDSVTPRTPAVGMGVGATPGVGLGGIGIGVGKKVRLFGDPGGPTTDRLDFKLAAAAVLSSGPGSNSDEDEVSEVESFILDQEDLENPIMKTASELLLSSATDGVDLRTVDPETQARLEALLEAAGIGKLSTADGKAFADPEVLRRLTSSVSCALDEAAAALTRMRAENTLNAGQADNLVIFSRSLAEACSDGDVNAVRKLLDEGRSVNEHTEEGESLLCLACSAGYYELAQVLLAMHANVEDRGIKGDITPLMAAASGGYVDIVKLLLVHGADVNAQSSTGNTALTYACAGGFVDVVKVLLKEGANIEDHNENGHTPLMEAASAGHVEVARVLLEYGAGINTHSNEFKESALTLACYKGHLDMVRFLLEAGADQEHKTDEMHTALMEACMSQDGHVEVARLLLDSGAQVNMPADSFESPLTLAACGGHVELAALLIERGANLEEVNDEGYTPLMEAAREGHEEMVALLLAQGANINAQTEETQETALTLACCGGFLEVADFLIKAGADIELGCSTPLMEAAQEGHLELVKYLLAAGANVHATTATGDTALTYACENGHTDVADVLLQTGADLEHESEGGRTPLMKAARAGHLCTVQFLISKGANVNRATANNDHTVVSLACAGGHLAVVELLLAHGADPTHRLKDGSTMLIEAAKGGHTNVVSYLLDYPNNILSVPAPDLSQLTPPSQDPSQVPRVPFQALAMVVPPQEPDRAPSNITTPPPPVSSKGSSKQRQAALPPSPSSPGGVRAGPGLGETETLPPFHLCQPLECIVEETEGKLNELGQRISAIEKAQLQSLELIQGEPLTKDKIEELKKSREEQVQKKKKILKELQKVERQLQLKTQQQFTKEYLEAKGLKEEHEGGQGPGPGLGGANATPSRALTAPSGVNTHTLLGSDARSDEEGNREEEEEPAGEEEDDEEDEDDEDEDDDEDEDDDEDEVEGEEEDYAKLPQVDTILKLEGQPPSASPQTLSSPHNHPPPPPLQTAFVPIQPLPDYSTVPVVYPLPGSSSPELQRLLVGQQMLGQGQGQGLGPGMVGQPAPDGLMVATPAQTLTDTLDDIMAAAVSSRVPMLNTRSSPTPLSDPLSHSPSNMSSPPSVLPLYPSVDIDAHTESNHDTALTLACAGGHEELVSVLIARGANIEHRDKKGFTPLILAATAGHVGVVEVLLDKGGDIEAQSERTKDTPLSLACSGGRQEVVELLLLRGANKEHRNVSDYTPLSLAASGGYVNIIKILLNAGAEINSSSPSVPPSRTGSKLGISPLMLAAMNGHVPAVKLLLDMGSDINAQIETNRNTALTLACFQGRAEVVSLLLDRKANVEHRAKTGLTPLMEAASGGYAEVGRVLLDKGADVNAPPVPSSRDTALTIAADKGHYKFCELLINRGAHIDVRNKKGNTPLWLATNGGHFDVVQLLVQAGADVDAADNRKITPLMAAFRKGHVKVVQYLVKEVNQFPSDIECMRYIATIADKELLKKCHQCMETIVKAKDQQAAEANKNASILLKELDLEKSREESKKQALAAKREKRKEKRKKKKEEQKRKQEEEEEQEQKTEEEEDSEMQEQKEDDDSADEADPPIDPPSATTTTTIGIPATSATFSSAFGKKRASVAPTPSANRKSKKNKTKESSPSEPIILQDPQQVVLAQHKADKNKIQGEPRGGGGGVMGGASDSDPLDSTDCASESSSGGKSQELNFLPDLPSSSSSYSSSSSSSSSSSAPSHSLQPGPEKRHCPQLHPGHQVTVSISKPTQKAPDISELTPSSSLPSPFKNMSLPITSPNSKSLTSPKRGQKREEGWKEVVRRSKKLSVPASVVSRIMGRGGCNITAIQDVTGAHIDVDKQKDKNGERMITIRGGTESTRHAVQLINSLIQDPAKELEDLIPRNHIRAPGSKTSSAPFPSSAGVNSNPAVGAKALASLVTTSGVSFPSSSSSQAGGKTGKGLSSGVRQPFPVSLPLAYAHPQLALLAAQTMHQIRHPRLPMAQFGGTFSPAPSTWGPFPVRPVSPGSANGSPKHSGGSGGSQARSNTSGHNEAGNTSTTASASVSNSYTATGSPHAPNSLPGAPTPSSVRKQLFTSEPKHAGANSVSVVTAAAVSSSSHTVRGTGSPAHQHTGLTSTNAPNILVQPQMAPIAQPPKSPPKSPPSAPSAPPAKEKLPPSLTQEAQPVSDGVSSGCFSAPSMTQTTKPEPRQQQQHQPPPPQTSCSEPPPPLVPSQPSSHLPPSSSAPSHTHPSSTVPHFSAPAPRVSHRMQPPTGPYYQHADHQQQQFISHNTQQQQPKQSPHPAQAPSMLPQSSMGLMNGSQMQQAHGGAKPQPMPPNFGPAALFNHFSSMFDNNNQPGNNQVWGACHLPARSPSEQQYSSPQAYMGMGQMDGMMAPPPPDGSKAPGYRSASQRMVNSPIALTSYATSMSGSQVYLHGPAAVGTPSFSRQHFSPHPWSAATSGESQAVPPPSTVSSSDPSAPTPHQAKQGQSQGSSQQDRKVPPPIGTERLARIRQTTVNPPLLQTSYTAPVGQGGIWSFGVGSASEAMSGWSQPLMGNPMIHPGLQADQNFSQHQPMEQDDTGISNPANNYHQQHINHPSNYMDFPKGMPMSMYGGTMLPPHPPMGEGPGGPMFNGLHTADPAWSPIIKVVPNNTDNTDPQQVWPGTWAPHVHLNHVN, from the exons GTTGAGTCATTTATCTTGGACCAGGAAGACTTGGAAAACCCCATCATGAAGACTGCCTCAGAGCTACTACTTTCCAGTGCCACAGACGGAGTGGACCTCCGCACTGtagacccagaaacacaggcCCGTCTCGAGGCATTGCTAGAGGCTGCAG GCATTGGTAAACTGTCGACTGCGGATGGTAAAGCGTTTGCAGATCCCGAAGTGCTGCGGAGGCTGACGTCCTCAGTGAGCTGTGCCCTGGACGAGGCGGCCGCCGCCCTGACGCGCATGAGAGCAGAGAACACGCTCAACGCCGGGCAGGCCGATAA TCTGGTTATTTTCAGCCGTAGTCTAGCGGAGGCGTGTTCGGACGGAGACGTGAATGCGGTGAGAAAGCTGCTAGACGAAGGCCGAAGCGTCAACGAACACacggaagagggagagagtctgTTGTGCCTAGCCTGCTCTGCTGGATACTATGAACTCGCTCAG GTGCTACTGGCGATGCATGCCAATGTGGAGGACCGGGGGATTAAAGGTGACATCACGCCCCTGATGGCGGCGGCAAGCGGAGGTTATGTTGACATCGTGAAGTTGCTCCTGGTCCACGGTGCTGACGTCAATGCTCAGTCTTCCaccg GGAACACAGCCCTGACGTATGCATGCGCCGGGGGGTTTGTAGATGTGGTGAAGGTTCTCCTAAAAGAGGGGGCCAACATCGAGGACCACAACGAGAACGGCCACACCCCCTTGATGGAGGCGGCCAGCGCGGGCCATGTAGAGGTGGCCAGGGTTCTGCTGGAGTACGGTGCCGGCATCAACACACACTCCAATGAGTTCAAGGAGAGCGCTCTCACATTGGCCTGCTACAAAG gTCATCTGGACATGGTGAGGTTTCTGCTGGAGGCTGGGGCTGATCAAGAGCATAAGACAGATGAGATGCACACAGCATTAATGGAAGCCTGCATG tcCCAGGACGGGCACGTGGAAGTGGCACGGCTGCTGTTGGACAGCGGGGCACAGGTGAACATGCCCGCTGACTCCTTCGAATCCCCCCTCACCCTGGCAGCCTGCGGTGGGCACGTAGAATTGGCAGCCCTGCTCATTGAAAGAGGAGCCAACCTAGAGGAG GTGAACGATGAGGGCTATACTCCTCTGATGGAAGCGGCCAGGGAAGGACATGAAGAGATGGTGGCTCTGCTACTGGCTCAAG GTGCTAACATCAACGCCCAGACCGAGGAGACCCAGGAAACAGCCCTGACTCTGGCCTGCTGTGGCGGCTTCCTGGAGGTGGCAGACTTCCTCATCAAAGCCGGGGCCGACATCGAGCTGGGCTGCTCCACGCCTCTAATGGAGGCCGCCCAGGAGGGCCACCTGGAGCTGGTGAAATACCTCCTGGCCGCTG GGGCCAACGTGCACGCCACCACAGCGACGGGAGACACAGCGCTGACGTACGCGTGTGAAAACGGACACACCGACGTGGCTGATGTCCTACTGCAGACCGGCGCCGACCtg GAGCATGAGTCTGAAGGAGGGAGGACTCCATTGATGAAGGCGGCCAGGGCGGGACACCTATGCACTGTGCAGTTCCTCATCAGCAAGG GTGCTAACGTGAACCGAGCGACAGCCAACAACGACCACACGGTGGTGTCTCTGGCCTGTGCTGGAGGACACCTGGCTGTCGTAGAGCTGCTCCTGGCCCATGGGGCCGaccccacacacagactcaaG GACGGCTCGACCATGCTGATTGAAGCTGCTAAGGGTGGCCACACCAACGTGGTGTCTTACCTGCTAGACTACCCAAACAACATCCTGTCTGTTCCAGCACCTGACCTCTCCCAGCTCACACCCCCGTCACAAGACCCCTCTCAG GTTCCTCGTGTCCCATTCCAGGCCCTGGCCATGGTTGTGCCCCCCCAGGAACCAGACAGAGCCCCCTCCAACATCACCACGCCACCACCACCTGTCTCCAGCAAAG GCTCATCCAAGCAGAGACAGGCAGCCCTTCCCCCCAGTCCCTCCAGCCCAGGCGGCGTGCGTGCCGGCCCGGGTCTCGGGGAGACAGAGACCCTGCCCCCCTTCCACCTGTGCCAGCCCCTGGAGTGTATCGTGGAGGAGACGGAAGGCAAGCTGAATGAGCTGGGCCAGAGGATCTCAGCCATAGAGAAGGCCCAGCTCCAGTCTCTGGAACTCATCCAGGGGGAGCCGCTCACCAAAGACAAGATCGAGGAGCTCAAGAAGAGCCGGGAAGAGCAG gtgcagaagaagaagaagatcTTGAAGGAGCTTCAGAAGGTGGAGCGCCAGCTGCAGTTGAAGACCCAGCAGCAGTTCACCAAAGAGTACCTGGAGGCCAAGGGTCTGAAGGAGGAGCACGAGGGAGGCCAGGGCCCGGGGCCGGGGTTGGGAGGGGCCAACGCCACCCCGTCCCGAGCCCTCACGGCACCATCAggggttaacacacacacactccttggGTCAGACGCGCGGTCTGATGAGGAGgggaacagagaggaggaggaggagccggctggggaggaggaggacgacgaaGAG GACGAGGATGACGAGGACGAAGACGACGACgaggatgaggatgatgatgaagacgaggtggaaggagaagaggaagattACGCCAAGCTCCCCCAGGTGGACACCATTCTCAAACTGGAAGGGCAGCccccctctgcctccccccAGACCCTGTCCTCCCCCCACAACCACCCCCCGCCCCCGCCACTCCAGACGGCCTTCGTGCCCATCCAGCCCCTGCCCGACTACAGCACGGTCCCGGTCGTCTACCCCTTACCTGGCAGTAGCAGCCCCGAGCTGCAGAGGCTGCTGGTGGGTCAGCAGATGCTGGGCCAGGGGCAGGGTCAGGGGTTAGGACCAGGGATGGTGGGACAGCCGGCCCCCGACGGTCTCATGGTGGCCACGCCCGCTCAGACGCTCACAGACACGCTGGATGACATCATGGCAG CAGCGGTGAGCAGCAGAGTGCCCATGCTGAACACACGGTCTTCCCCCACCCCACTGTCTGACCCCCTGTCACACAGCCCGTCCAACATGTCCTCGCCCCCCTCGGTACTGCCCCTCTACCCCTCCGTGGACATCGACGCGCAC ACGGAGAGTAACCATGACACGGCTCTGACGCTGGCTTGTGCCGGAGGACACGAGGAGCTGGTGTCTGTTCTCATCGCACGAGGAGCCAACATAGAACATCGTGACAAGAAGG GGTTCACCCCACTCATCTTGGCCGCGACAGCAGGACATGTGGGGGTTGTGGAGGTCCTACTGGATAAAGGGGGCGACATCGAGGCCCAGTCAGAGAGAACCAAAGACACGCCCCTCTCCCTTGCCTGCTCAGGGGGACGACAAGAG GTGGTGGAGTTGTTGCTATTGCGAGGAGCCAACAAGGAGCATCGTAATGTGTCTGACTACACTCCTCTGAGCCTAGCGGCATCAGGAGGTTATGTCAACATCATCAAGATCCTCCTCAACGCTGGAGCAGAGATCAACTCCAG CTCTCCGTCCGTCCCCCCCTCCAGGACGGGCAGTAAGCTGGGCATCTCTCCCCTGATGCTTGCGGCCATGAACGGCCACGTGCCAGCGGTCAAGCTTCTGTTGGACATGGGCTCTGACATAAACGCGCAGATCGAAACCAACAGGAACACGGCCCTGACTCTGGCCTGCTTCCAGGGACGGGCCGAGGTGGTCAGTCTGCTGCTAGACCGCAAGGCCAACGTGGAGCACAGAGCCAAG ACCGGGCTGACCCCCCTAATGGAAGCCGCGTCGGGGGGCTATGCGGAGGTGGGCCGGGTGTTGCTGGATAAAGGGGCCGACGTCAACGCCCCTCCTGTCCCGTCGTCCCGGGACACTGCTCTCACCATCGCAGCCGACAAGGGCCACTACAAGTTCTGTGAGCTGCTCATTAACCG AGGTGCTCACATTGACGTGCGTAATAAGAAAGGGAACACCCCTCTGTGGCTGGCCACTAACGGCGGCCATTTTGACGTAGTGCAACTGCTGGTGCAGGCCGGGGCCGATGTAGACGCCGCGGACAACCGCAAGATCACCCCTCTCATGGCGGCCTTCCGCAAG GGTCACGTGAAGGTGGTTCAGTACCTGGTGAAGGAGGTCAACCAGTTCCCCTCAGATATCGAGTGTATGAGATACATCGCTACCATTGCTGACaag GAGCTGCTGAAGAAGTGCCACCAGTGCATGGAGACCATCGTCAAAGCCAAAGACCAGCAGGCTGCCGAAGCCAACAAGAACGCCAGCATTCTCCTCAAGGAGCTGGACCTTGAGAAATCCAGAGAGGAGAGCAAGAAGCAGGCGCTCGCCGCCAAGAGGGAGAAACGCAAAGAGAAAcgcaagaagaagaaggaggagcagaagagaaagcaagaggaggaggaggagcaagaaCAGAaaaccgaggaggaggaggacagtgaAATGCAGGAGCAGAAGGAGGATGACGATTCTGCTGACG AAGCGGACCCCCCCATCGACCCCCCCAGtgccactaccaccaccacaatcGGTATCCCGGCAACCTCGGCCACCTTCAGCAGTGCTTTCGGTAAGAAAAGGGCCAGTGTTGCTCCGACGCCCAGCGCCAACCGCAAGAGCAAGAAGAACAAGACCAAGGAGTCGTCCCCCAGCGAACCAATCATACTGCAGGACCCACAG CAGGTGGTGCTGGCGCAGCACAAGGCCGACAAGAACAAGATCCAGGGCGAGCCTCGGGGCGGGGGCGGCGGGGTGATGGGGGGCGCCAGTGACTCAGACCCTCTGGACAGCACCGACTGTGCCAGCGAGAGCAGCAGCGGGGGCAAGAGCCAGGAGCTCAACTTCCTCCCGGACCTCCCCTCGTCATCCTCCTCCTACTCgtcctcttcctcgtcctcctcttcGTCCTCGGCCCCTTCTCACAGCCTGCAGCCGGGCCCAGAGAAGAGACACTGTCCTCAGTTACACCCAGGTCACCAAGTCACCGTCTCCATCTCCAAACCTACACAGAA AGCGCCGGACATTAGTGAGTTGACCCCCAGCAGCTCCCTGCCGTCGCCGTTCAAGAACATGTCTCTTCCCATCACCTCGCCCAACAGTAAGAGCCTCACCAGCCCCAAGAGGGGccagaagagagaggagggctgGAAGGAGGTGGTCAGACG gTCTAAGAAGCTGTCTGTGCCGGCCTCTGTGGTGTCACGGATCATGGGTAGGGGCGGCTGTAACATCACGGCTATCCAGGACGTGACGGGAGCACACATTGACGTGGACAAACAAAAAGACAAGAACGGGGAGAGGATGATCACCATCAG AGGTGGCACAGAGTCGACGCGGCACGCAGTCCAGCTGATCAATTCTCTGATCCAGGATCCCGCCAAGGAGCTAGAGGACCTGATCCCCAGGAACCACATCAGGGCCCCGGGCTCCAAGACCTCCTCAGCCCCCTTCCCCTCCTCCGCCGGGGTCAACTCGAACCCCGCTGTCGGTGCTAAGGCCTTGGCCTCCCTGGTCACCACCTCGGGAGTGTCCTTCccgtcgtcctcctcctcccaggCGGGGGGTAAGACTGGTAAGGGGCTGTCCTCTGGTGTGAGACAGCCCTTCCCCGTGTCCCTCCCCCTGGCCTACGCCCATCCTCAGCTAGCCCTCCTGGCCGCCCAGACCATGCACCAAATCCGACACCCCCGGCTGCCCATGGCCCAGTTCGGTGGGACCTTCTCACCGGCCCCCAGCACCTGGGGCCCGTTCCCGGTGCGGCCCGTGAGTCCCGGCAGCGCCAACGGATCCCCGAAGCACAGCGGTGGCAGTGGAGGCAGCCAGGCCAGGTCCAACACCTCGGGTCATAACGAGGCCGGTAACACCTCCACCACGGCCAGCGCCAGCGTCTCTAACAGTTACACGGCAACCGGCTCGCCCCACGCGCCTAACTCCCTGCCCGGCGCCCCCACTCCCTCCTCAGTCAGGAAACAGCTGTTCACCTCAGAACCCAAGCACGCGGGGGCCAACTCTGTGTCCGTGGTTACAGCCGCCGCTGTCAGCAGTAGTAGTCACACTGTGAGAGGTACGGGGTCTCCCGCCCACCAGCACACGGGCTTAACGTCTACCAATGCCCCTAACATTCTTGTTCAACCCCAGATGGCTCCGATCGCTCAGCCCCCCAAGTCGCCCCCGAAGTCGCCCCCCAGCGCCCCTTCGGCACCCCCAGCCAAGGAGAAGCTgcccccctccctcactcaGGAGGCCCAGCCGGTCAGCGACGGGGTTAGTTCAGGTTGCTTCAGCGCCCCCTCAATGACCCAAACCACCAAACCTGAGCCCcgccagcagcagcagcaccaACCCCCTCCTCCCCAAACCTCCTGCTCAgaaccccctcctcctctcgtCCCCTCACAGCCCAGCTCCCACCTCCCCCCGTCCTCCTCCGCCCCCTCGCACACGCACCCCAGCAGTACCGTACCCCACTTCTCGGCCCCCGCTCCCCGCGTCTCCCACCGCATGCAGCCCCCGACGGGCCCCTACTACCAGCACGCCGATCACCAGCAGCAGCAGTTCATATCCCACAACACGCAGCAGCAACAGCCCAAACAGAGCCCGCACCCCGCCCAGGCCCCCTCCATGCTCCCCCAGTCCTCCATGGGCCTGATGAATGGCTCTCAGATGCAGCAGGCCCACGGCGGAGCCAAGCCCCAGCCGATGCCACCCAACTTTGGCCCAGCGGCCCTCTTCAACCATTTCAGCAGCATGTTCGACAACAACAACCAG CCGGGTAACAACCAGGTTTGGGGTGCGTGCCACCTCCCTGCCCGGTCCCCCTCTGAGCAGCAGTACTCCTCCCCCCAGGCCTACATGGGCATGGGCCAGATGGATGGCATGATGGCGCCCCCACCCCCGGACGGCTCCAAGGCCCCTGGGTATCGCTCTGCCTCCCAGAGGATGGTCAACAGTCCTATCG CCCTGACCAGCTACGCCACCAGTATGTCAGGCAGTCAGGTCTACCTGCACGGTCCGGCGGCTGTGGGGACGCCCTCCTTCAGCCGACAACACTTCTCCCCTCACCCCTGGAGCGCTGCCACATCAG GTGAGTCCCAGGCGGTGCCCCCTCCCTCCACGGTGTCGTCGTCCGACCCCTCCGCCCCCACTCCCCACCAGGCCAAGCAGGGCCAGAGTCAGGGAAGCAGCCAGCAGGACAGGAAGGTGCCCCCTCCCATCGGAACAGAGAGACTGGCCAGGATCAGACAGACCACCGTcaaccctcctctcctccagacCTCCTACACTGCCCCTGTAGGGCAGGGAGGCATATGGTCCTTTGGAGTTGGCAGTGCCTCTG aaGCCATGTCAGGTTGGTCCCAGCCTCTGATGGGAAATCCCATGATTCACCCTGGGCTGCAGGCGGACCAGAACTTCTCCCAGCACCAGCCCATGGAGCAGGATGACACTGGCATCTCTAACCCGGCTAACAACTACCACCAGCAACACATCAACCACCCCAGCAACTACATGGACTTCCCCAAG GGAATGCCCATGTCCATGTACGGAGGGACCATGCTGCCGCCCCACCCCCCTATGGGAGAGGGTCCGGGGGGGCCCATGTTCAACGGCCTGCACACTGCCGACCCTGCCTGGAGCCCCATCATTAAGGTGGTCCCCAACAACACGGACAACACAGACCCACAGCAG GTGTGGCCTGGTACATGGGCTCCCCATGTGCACCTGAATCACGTCAACTAG